The sequence GTGTTGCCGCGCGCCCGCCCCTACAAAGGAAAACTCATTGTAATGGTTGGACACTGGACGGGCAGCATGGGCGAGGGCATGACCATTGGATTTGATGCACTCCAACGCGCCACGATTGTCGGGACACCAATGGCCAAATTGCTAGGTGCTATTAGCGGCTTTCAGGCAAGCCAAACGCGCATTGGCTATCAGTTCCCGACCGAAAGACTCTACCACCTCAACGGTACGCCGCGCGAAGATTTTGTACCACCTATTCGCACCCAAAATCTGAAGCAAACTTGGGAAAAAGTAAATGAACTGATACGTTAATTAGCCCCAAATGCGACTAACATTAATGCTGAACAATGTAAATTTATATTTGCTTACTAGGTTAAAAACATCTCTGTCCAACAGTTACAAAAGAGTCTTTTAGGAAATGAACTCATTGATCAACAGAGATTTGGCATAAATAAAAAGGGCAAGATTACTTGCCCTTTTTATTTAATTCTGAAAATGTTGCATCAGAATATCTTCAAATTTGTACAAACCTTTTGGTTGATTTCTCAAATTATCGGCCACAAACAAGACCCCACTACCAAACGCCTCTCTTGAAATAGATTCGTGCACTAAACGTACTGTTTGATACGGAAAACCAAACACTACTTCATGTTTTCCGACGATTCCGCCAACCCGAATAGAATTTATCTCCGACTCCCCTACTTCTAATGCCTGCGCTAACTTCATAGCCGTACCCGAAACGCCATCTTTCCCCTTGAAGTGTTCTTCGATTATTTCAATATCGACCCAAGGCGCAATTTTCTTTAAGAACTTGGCGGCAAATAATAAATAATTGACTCCCAGTGTGATGTTTGGACTCCAAAATACAACGGTTTTTTCCGACAATTCTTTTAACAATGCTTTTTCTTCTTCCTCATAATGCGAAATAGCCGAAATAATCCGAACGCCTCTTTCGCTGGCGGCTTTTCCGTATAAATAAATGCCTGTTTTAGAAGAAAAATCAATAATAGCATCAACAGGATGTTTGTCTAACAACTCTTCTATGGAAATATTCGCAGAAGAATATATTAGCCCTGGTTCGTCTGAAGCAATACCTAAAAATTCTGAAACACTTCTATGCTCTAATAAAGCACTTTGTCTTAATACCCATTCTAAAGAATACTCTTGGTTCTGAAGTATTACTGATGCAACAGCCTTTCCTGTTTTCCCAAATCCGATTAGTCCAATTCTCATTGCAGTCAAAATTTTTATGGTTATACTCTTGTTTATGCGTACCAAAACATCTTTCTAATCTAACAAGATGGTATGCTTTTATTCCACAAAGATTTCATTTATTTCTAAAGTATTTTAAAGTATGTACCTTTTTTTGTTTCGAAAATAATGACTATCACATAAATAAATGGCTCAAAATAAAAATGTTATAGCTCTAAGGGAAAATGGTATGCTCATTCCAAAAGAACCTTTTTGAGATGCGCACGGTTTGGATAGCACACCTTTCACTTCTTAAATAAATTATAGTATCCACGATTTATTTAACAAACAATGCAATCGAAAAATATTAAAATATCGCAGTTGGATTTGGCCATCGTAGCCGACAACACGTCCATTAGTGCCACATTGAACAATAGCAAAATGCTTGCGCAATGGTGCGAAAAATTAGGTTACGAACGCTTTTGGATGGCCGAACATCATAATATGGTCAATGTGGCCAGTTCTGCTACTTCCGTGTTATTGACTTACATCGCATCTCATACCGAAAAGATTCGGGTAGGTTCGGGCGGCGTAATGTTGCCGAACCATTCGCCGCTAATTATTGCCGAGCAGTTCGGAACGTTGGAAAGTCTTTTCCCTAATAGAATAGATTTGGGATTGGGTCGCGCCCCCGGTTCGGATTCTCATACTTCTATTGCCATTCGCAGCGATTTTTTTGCACAAACCAAACGTTTCCCCGAAAATATCGTGCAGTTGCAAAAGTATTTGTCCGATGACAATCAGTATAGTAACGTTCGCGCCTTCCCCGGTGAAGGTACAAATGTTCCGTTATGGATTTTGGGGTCAAGTACGGACAGTGCGTATTTGGCGGCTTCGTTGGGTTTGCCGTATGCCTTTGCAGGACATTTTGCGCCGCGCCTGATGCTGGAGGCATTCCAGATTTATAAACAAAATTATAGACCTAATGATACTAATCCAAGACCCTACACGATGGCTTGCGTAAACGTAATCGGAGCTGACAGCAACGAAGAAGCGGAGTTATTGTCTTGTACGCTTTATGCTAATTTCTTGAATATCATTCGCAACACAAGGCAGCCTATGAAAGCACCCTCGAAGGCAATTTTGGAGAGTATGAACGACATGGAAAAAGCACAAATAA is a genomic window of Flexibacter flexilis DSM 6793 containing:
- a CDS encoding 4-hydroxy-tetrahydrodipicolinate reductase, which codes for MRIGLIGFGKTGKAVASVILQNQEYSLEWVLRQSALLEHRSVSEFLGIASDEPGLIYSSANISIEELLDKHPVDAIIDFSSKTGIYLYGKAASERGVRIISAISHYEEEEKALLKELSEKTVVFWSPNITLGVNYLLFAAKFLKKIAPWVDIEIIEEHFKGKDGVSGTAMKLAQALEVGESEINSIRVGGIVGKHEVVFGFPYQTVRLVHESISREAFGSGVLFVADNLRNQPKGLYKFEDILMQHFQN
- a CDS encoding LLM class flavin-dependent oxidoreductase, translated to MQSKNIKISQLDLAIVADNTSISATLNNSKMLAQWCEKLGYERFWMAEHHNMVNVASSATSVLLTYIASHTEKIRVGSGGVMLPNHSPLIIAEQFGTLESLFPNRIDLGLGRAPGSDSHTSIAIRSDFFAQTKRFPENIVQLQKYLSDDNQYSNVRAFPGEGTNVPLWILGSSTDSAYLAASLGLPYAFAGHFAPRLMLEAFQIYKQNYRPNDTNPRPYTMACVNVIGADSNEEAELLSCTLYANFLNIIRNTRQPMKAPSKAILESMNDMEKAQINQMLGCTFVGNKETLQNQLADFVETSGIDELMITSHIYDFEKRLHSTQLAYEAVAALNAEKSKAVV